The stretch of DNA ATTCGCCGTGTTCTGCCTCGTGGAGTTCTGCCGTAGGTGGATCGCCGCGATGACGCAGAGGGGCAGAACCCTTGATGCCTCGCTGGCACCaccagctgctgctgcagcCCGCGGGGACTCTACTGCGTCCCCCTACGGCCTTCCAGACACAAGCACCAACTCTGCTGTCCCACGCTGGGAGTTCATAGAAGACGAGTCCATATTCACAAGATTCATACGAAGCGTCACCGACTGGACGAGATACTGGAGGCCGAGAGGGCACCCGTTCCGCAGGTCCTCCACGCCGAGCGCAAGAAATACAATCCGCCTGAATAGCCCGTCGGAGTCATCCTACTTCAGAGACATGGAAACGCAAAACGAGATACTGGACTCACTGGATTCAACTACTACTAGAAGCAGCAATTGAACCACTGACTGCGTCCTGTGACTGCACCAGAACATCCGTACACCCCCACTGTGCataaataataaaaaaatacatattttttcctttttctcaGAAAATACCCCTTTTGGGACTCCTGCTTACTCCGCAGGTGTCCCAATCCGGTAGCGTTTTGTACGAGATCCAGCcgtcgtttctttttcttcttgtggTTTCTGCGGTGTTTCTTACTGGCCCCCACTTCCTCTTTCGGACAGTTCTCCCACGttgcttttttcttcccgaagaaaacgaagcaaaaaagaaccGTGAGAATTTCCTTTTTAGGAGACGCTGAATCTTTGGTGAACAGAAAATAGAACCGGTTTCTGTCACTTTTGacgaaagtgaaaatttttctcgTTGCTGGCAATTTCTTGCTCATCGAATATAAATATTTGACCGATTTCTGGCTCGTTAAACTGTTGGTTTATTCGTCTTCCTGTATCTTTTCCGTTTCCTCTCTTAATATGTTTGGAATGGAGTAACCACAAACTACCAACTAAGCTACAATGGGTAAGGAAAAGTCTCACATTAACGTTGTCGTTATCGGTCACGTCGACTCTGGTAAGTCTACTACCACCGGTCACTTGATTTACAAGTGTGGTGGTATTGACAAGAGAACCATCGAAAAGTTCGAGAAGGAAGCCGCCGAATTGGGTAAGGGTTCTTTCAAGTACGCTTGGGTTTTGGACAAGTTAAAGGctgaaagagagagaggtATCACCATCGATATCGCTCTATGGAAGTTCGAGACTCCAAAGTACCAGGTCACCGTCATTGACGCTCCAGGTCACAGAgatttcatcaagaacatGATTACCGGTACCTCTCAAGCCGATTGTGCTATCTTGATTATCGCTGGTGGTGTCGGTGAATTCGAAGCCGGTATCTCCAAGGACGGTCAAACTAGAGAGCACGCTTTGTTGGCTTACACTCTAGGTGTCAAGCAATTGATTGTTGCTGTCAACAAGATGGACTCCGTCAAGTGGGATGAATCCAGATTCCAAGAAATTTGCAAGGAAACTGCTAACTTCATCAAGAAGGTCGGTTACAACCCAAAGACTGTTCCATTCGTCCCAATCTCTGGTTGGAACGGTGACAACATGATTGAGGCCACCACCAACGCCCCATGGTACAAGGGCTGGGAGAAGGAGACCAAGGCCGGTGTCGTCAAGGGTAAGACCTTGTTGGAAGCCATTGACGCCATTGACACTCCAACCAGACCAACTGACAAGCCATTGAGATTGCCATTGCAAGATGTCTACAAGATCGGTGGTATCGGTACGGTGCCAGTCGGTAGAGTCGAGACCGGTGTCATCAAGCCAGGTATGATCGTCACTTTCGCCCCAGCCGGTGTCACCACCGAAGTCAAGTCCGTCGAAATGCACCACGAACAATTGGAGCAAGGTCTTCCAGGTGACAACGTCGGTTTCAACGTCAAGAACGTTTCCGTCAAGGAAATCAGAAGAGGTAACGTCTGTGGTGACTCCAAGAACGACCCTCCAAAGGCCAGTGAATCTTTCAACGCCACCGTCATCGTCTTGAACCATCCAGGTCAAATCTCTGCCGGGTACAGTCCAGTCTTGGATTGTCACACCGCTCACATTGCCTGTAGATTCGATGAATTgttggagaagaacgacaGAAGATCCGGTAAGAAGTTGGAAGACTCTccaaagttcttgaagtccGGTGACGCCGCCTTGGTTAAGTTCGTTCCATCCAAGCCAATGTGTGTCGAAGCCTTCACTGACTACCCACCTCTAGGTAGATTCGCCGTCAGAGACATGAGACAAACCGTCGCCGTCGGTGTCATCAAGTCCGTCGTCAAGTCCGACAAGGCTGGTAAGGTTACCAAGGCCGCCACCAAGGCTGCCAAATAAGAAGCTTGACCCTTAAAAGCCGCGAGGGATTCTACTGGTTGGAAAAAttaatttcttcaactggatgCGCCCCAAGTaggtttctttttgctatgtcttgttctttgacTGTATAGTTTAGATACTCCtaatatataaaaaaaattttcatatAGGCTACAACTGTTGTGCCGGTCCTTTACACCCAGTAGGGTTCATTCAAGAACTATGCAACCCTTCTATCGTTGTAATCGTAAGGTGAAATGGCAAGCCCCTTGTTCTTCCTTGCTGCCCTGAAAATCGTTTCTAGAATATCAATTAGCTCTTGTTTATCATCAAGTAGGAAATTCAACTTGTTGTTATTCCCAGTCCCAAAATCGCACATCATGTGTTTGTTCTTGTAAAAAAACATTAAACAGCATGGATCATCCAATTCGTACATTTCATTAAAATCGGGGACTTCTTCGATATCCACCAAGTATATACTCACAAACCTTGACACTTTCTCGCTGACGGAGTAAAGCAGCTCATCTGTGAGAGCACATTCCTTTGATTGATCGTGGCCAAACCGCACCACCACTAGTTTCTCATCTTCCTGGACAATAGCCTGATCAACATGCCACCCTGTGTGTAAATGGTGTAGAAACGTGCTGGCCATGCCTCATCGAGTTACAAAACACTGTCAGGCTTCCTGTGATGACCGTTGACCATCTTGGCACTACCTGTAAAATTATAACAGAGGTAGTGAGTTTCCGTATATAGTGATTGACATAAGAAAGCTTTAAGCAGGGCCACTAATGATGTGTTCCGGTAATAACAAAAGTAATTACTGGTTAAACCGCACTCTCTGAGTCGACCGATTATTGGTTTTCTGCGTGCTGCTTTATTGGAATCATATTTTGTTAAGTTGAAAGTCTTCCTTTGGGAATGTACCCGTCGACCCCGTCAACAACGTTTAATGGATTTAACTGCACAGATTGGGTCGATATGGCACCCTTCGTCCTCGTATATCGTTCAATATcaaatttccaaaaaatgtAGCAACTCAATCCATGTCCTCAATGACCGGCCGCTTATGATTGTTAAGAGTTAACAACTACATCTGAGCACGTAGCTTAACTGGTGGAATGGTTATGGATGACTTAATTGGAGTTGAAGCCTCCGTTTTCATCGAAGCACACCCCGATTGGAATGCCGTGTTTTAAAacagagaaggaaaagaagtaACATGTGATTAGTGGTTAGCTGGTATATGTTTCTTACTTTCATGCATTTATTCCACAAATTCCATCAAAGAGTAGTTGAAAATGTATTCCTAAAATGACAAAAGTTGGCAGATCTAACTGAAAAATGCAATAATCAAAACGTAATATATACCTTTTCTCTTTAAAAGGCCAGTAAGTAAAGGGCCAGAATGTCAATAGAACTACTTTCTGCGGGATTTAGTTTGTTCTCAGCTTGTACTTCTCGATACTTGAAATTCACGTCTTTATTTAACTCTCTTCAACCGTATGATTGGATCACTAAGTTGCAATTATGTGTTTCTAAGAAGAGGCATGTTGTTATACGTTGTAGTCATAGGTACTGTAAAATTCTCCCCCGAATCTATGTCCCAGAGAATATATCAAGGTTACTATGGGCGACACCACATAGTACGGAAGACAAATATTTAGGCGGATGTTTACTTTCAGTGTAATCATTCGTAGATGTGTACTTGTTGTTCCATCTACTCTCGTCTTGTCAAGAAAATATGCCAAAGTAGAAAATGTGTTGGAGATCTCCGGTGAGAAGTTGGCGGCTAAGGAAATTATTGATTCTTCGTTATTCTCTCAACCAAAGTGATTTTTACTCTCCTCAAACagacatttttttctatcaCATCTATTCAATTTTAATCAACATTGGCCAAAGTGTCGTTTAACACTTCACTGTTTCTTCGTGATTATTCTGTGTAGGTTTttactgaaaaaaaaactacGAGTAGCACAGGTACCAAGTATTAGCGGTGACTTTCAACGCTACTGATTACGAATATGGGCCCTTTGTCGTATACTTTATGCAATGACGTACGTTAATACAATGAGTGCAGAGCATCAAACAAGTAGTCACAGCAGGAAGTCGGGTGTGATACCAATAGATATCGTAGCATACGGATTGACATTTGcggaaagaaaaaataatatgGGGCATACTGGGAATTGAACCCAGGACCTCTCACATGCTTGAGTATGCTGTTCCAAAGGTGTACCTCTGAATCGCCCAAAGCGAGAATCATACCACTAGACCACACGCCCGTATAATTTGATATTGTTTTAAAATTTTAAGTACTTTAAATTGCACACTTTTAGTCATACGTAATTTGATAAGTATGgttggaaaagatcaagtCAGGCGATATGCAGAACCAAAAATTAAAAAGAGAGTACATAATTAGGTTATAGATGTACACTAAGCAACATTATTTGACAAGACCTCGTACTGAATTTGTTATTTACCCTTTGTTAGTTGAATGAAACACAGAGTGGTGAATGTACGTCTATCTGCCCAAAATCATTTGTATTGGTATAAAAGATACATTCACAATACATCATCGAGGTGTTGGTATTAATAATTCTATGTTGTGAATATCACACAATGTTGCTATTTGGTAATAACTGAAAGGCAAATTATGAACACAATAGGACCAGAACATGGAGCATAAaactattattatttagGCTCGTCTTTCTGAAGTTAACATATCGAAACCactattttgaataaaTAGTTCTAATGAAATGCAATTTAATAAATAATTTCGAACAAGACCCAGCTTCTTGGATTTTACAACTAGCTACTCTTCCCaattttcaagaacaagagcCCGCCAGTAAACGATGTAACATTATCTTCCTGACCGTATGTATAAGATACAGAAAAACTACATACCCTATGCAATGTTCTTTTAGAAACTAAAAAAAGGGCAGAGTACAGCTACAAATACTCAAAAGCAGATGCGCTAGTTGCAACCAGCGGGAAAGAAGACAGTCAGATGGCAGACAATGTAGTCCGATCTCGCTCGGGAATaagctgttgcaacaaACGGGTTTAAATATCTTCATCACGATTCGCGCAATGAgaaaaagtggaaaattaaagaaaaaaaattactaTGAAAAAAACCCTCGAAGACAGAGATCTTCAATAACCTAATGCAGCACACAGTTCCTGACGTTCGAGCTCAAACAGCTGTAACCTGACTTCTTCATTGCGATACAATTGATCACAACCGATCCTTTGctttttgaagaatgccccacaaatttgaagataaaGTTATCTCGCTTTTTAACTACAGCTCTAGCTCATCGGATGTGAATACTCAGTCAATTGCAAACTTTATAAATAAGGAAATCACAAAGTCGAGCGGGTCTCAAAAAAACTTTGATATAGTGACTTTCTATTACTGTAGAGATGCTGTGACTATTCTGTCCGATTTAGTTAAGTTAGAAACAATCTTTCGAAGTAGCCGAGACGTCAAAGTGTTAAATGATGCCATAGATGAAAAATTCCTGAGCGGAGACGAGTTTGGCACGGACGAGATCCGCAATATCAAAACTTTGGCCTTCTCTGTTGCAAGTGTACAGGACCTGATAAGCAACCCAAATTATAAACAGTGCAAGTACAAAAATGTTGCGTTGAAGTGCATTATCAAATGTAACAAATTGCTATTAGGGTTGCACACTTTCAAGAATAAATTGGACCAACTGAGGAGTGTAATACAACGAAATATGCGTGGAGAACTACTGATAACTGATTCTATGACTCTGCTGCTTCAGTTATGGTTTCATTTATTGAAAACCATAAGAATACTAAACGTACATGTCGTGTGCACCTTTATTAAGGCCAAGTGCCTGTTAATCAATTTTGAGCTTACTTTATTGCTGGATTACGTTACGTACCATTTTGGTTCAGATGCCAATGTCAATGGGGAATGTTTTGGAAAGGTGCAAGTGAACTTACAAAAGACTATTAAATcgttcaattccttcatAAGCAACCTCATTAGCAGTTTAGAGACTGCCGAAGGGGAGGGAGACGACAAATTGTTTGGAGAATCTCTTGACGCCTTCCTTGACATTGAAGTCATGTATAATCAGTTGAACTTTGACTGGTTGATTTCGACGGAGCAATCTTCCAAAACGAAGGACCTCGCTCGGTCCGACAGTCCAAACAAACAGCTAAATCTACCTGAGCAAATCAACGAGCTCAGCCTTGACGACGAGGTTAGCGAAATACACAAAATATGCGAAAATATCGACGAGATCACAGATCTATTACCAGGAAGTGAAACTTACAAAAATGCCTCCTCAAACGTCTCCCAAGAGAGAGGAGCATCGATCACCAAACAGTTGCCCTCATTGTTGCATGCGTTCAATAACTTGAAGGAACTAGAGAATGACGTAAGACCCACAAGAGTGTCCACTCACCAATCCCCATCGGCATATGAGACTGAACACAAGGCCAGGACACAGTCCATGTCATCCTCCGTCTCTGCGTCTTCCACGTTATTCTCACGCGATACCACTAGTGAGAGAGACCACAGTGAATACATGTTTTCAAGCTTCATGCCATCTATGCTCATCTCAAGCAGCTCGCCAGGAGCATCTGCACATTCCACATCTCCTGAAAACTCCATGACAAACTCTCTAATGTCCTCACAGATACTAAAGAACGACTTCAAAAAGCTCTTGGAGATGCAACAGCTACAGCAGCAAGagctgttcaacaagacaaTACCGACAAAAGAATCTTTCGCCTTTGGAAGCAAAATCCCGTTGCCCACAGCGCACGGGTTCCACAATACCTTACTGAACAATATCTACGGCATCAGCGACTGCAACAGACGGAGATAGCAGACAGGAGACGCCAATAGCCGTCTGTCACCATCTTTTATAAGCACTTTTACAAACCTTTCATATTCTTAAAGcctttttccaaaatggaaaaaaattataattGTACGTAGTAACATTGGGAAGAGAAGATTAAGTAATCGCGCTTGACACGCAAACAATTCTTACAGTTTTCCCACAATAAACTGCACTTGCGACGATCCATCATTGTTGATAAAGTAAGACGATGTCTGCGGTAGATGAGCCAAGACCGGTAAGGTTGGCTGTACTCGGCGGCGAGTCCACTGGAAAGACAGCGCTCGTATCAAGATTGACTTTGAACATTGTGCATGAAGTGCATTATCCAACAAGAAACCAAAATAACTGGCTGTTTGAATTCATCCCAAGATCAAAAATTGCGAAGACTATACTAGACAGCCAGGCACACGAGAGGTTACTACGTCGGACACCCGGGAGTGAATCACTGGAGCCCATCTTCAAATCGCCGTCGGTCAATGATGACATTTTGCTTTCGCCGTTGACCTTCCAGGCCTTCACTGATAACTTTGGATTCTTGAAGGCGCAACAGAGGGGTAATGTGAGTAATAGCTACCTTGCCAAGAATGCGGAaacgaagaagagcagTCAACTGAAACATAGCCATAGTCGTGAGCAGATGAGCTTCTCGAACTATATCAGTAGTACGAGTTCCAGTTCGCTTTCTACTGATTTTGACGCTGCCACAGTCGATTATGAAGGGTTTCAAGATTATGGTCTCCCTGTCAACTATGTTCCCCCAAC from Huiozyma naganishii CBS 8797 chromosome 1, complete genome encodes:
- the TEF1 gene encoding translation elongation factor EF-1 alpha (similar to Saccharomyces cerevisiae TEF2 (YBR118W) and TEF1 (YPR080W); ancestral locus Anc_3.378) — protein: MGKEKSHINVVVIGHVDSGKSTTTGHLIYKCGGIDKRTIEKFEKEAAELGKGSFKYAWVLDKLKAERERGITIDIALWKFETPKYQVTVIDAPGHRDFIKNMITGTSQADCAILIIAGGVGEFEAGISKDGQTREHALLAYTLGVKQLIVAVNKMDSVKWDESRFQEICKETANFIKKVGYNPKTVPFVPISGWNGDNMIEATTNAPWYKGWEKETKAGVVKGKTLLEAIDAIDTPTRPTDKPLRLPLQDVYKIGGIGTVPVGRVETGVIKPGMIVTFAPAGVTTEVKSVEMHHEQLEQGLPGDNVGFNVKNVSVKEIRRGNVCGDSKNDPPKASESFNATVIVLNHPGQISAGYSPVLDCHTAHIACRFDELLEKNDRRSGKKLEDSPKFLKSGDAALVKFVPSKPMCVEAFTDYPPLGRFAVRDMRQTVAVGVIKSVVKSDKAGKVTKAATKAAK
- the DIB1 gene encoding U4/U6-U5 snRNP complex subunit DIB1 (similar to Saccharomyces cerevisiae DIB1 (YPR082C); ancestral locus Anc_3.382) yields the protein MASTFLHHLHTGWHVDQAIVQEDEKLVVVRFGHDQSKECALTDELLYSVSEKVSRFVSIYLVDIEEVPDFNEMYELDDPCCLMFFYKNKHMMCDFGTGNNNKLNFLLDDKQELIDILETIFRAARKNKGLAISPYDYNDRRVA
- the MDM36 gene encoding Mdm36p (similar to Saccharomyces cerevisiae MDM36 (YPR083W); ancestral locus Anc_3.387), whose amino-acid sequence is MPHKFEDKVISLFNYSSSSSDVNTQSIANFINKEITKSSGSQKNFDIVTFYYCRDAVTILSDLVKLETIFRSSRDVKVLNDAIDEKFLSGDEFGTDEIRNIKTLAFSVASVQDLISNPNYKQCKYKNVALKCIIKCNKLLLGLHTFKNKLDQLRSVIQRNMRGELLITDSMTLLLQLWFHLLKTIRILNVHVVCTFIKAKCLLINFELTLLLDYVTYHFGSDANVNGECFGKVQVNLQKTIKSFNSFISNLISSLETAEGEGDDKLFGESLDAFLDIEVMYNQLNFDWLISTEQSSKTKDLARSDSPNKQLNLPEQINELSLDDEVSEIHKICENIDEITDLLPGSETYKNASSNVSQERGASITKQLPSLLHAFNNLKELENDVRPTRVSTHQSPSAYETEHKARTQSMSSSVSASSTLFSRDTTSERDHSEYMFSSFMPSMLISSSSPGASAHSTSPENSMTNSLMSSQILKNDFKKLLEMQQLQQQELFNKTIPTKESFAFGSKIPLPTAHGFHNTLLNNIYGISDCNRRR